A region from the Kineothrix sp. IPX-CK genome encodes:
- a CDS encoding Fic family protein, whose amino-acid sequence MRDYDYNQKWKELLTPDIVSLLSKIHEFKGEQTLFIESYADELTELVEIAKIQSVEASNRIEGIYTSDERLKKIVQAKTMPKTRDEFEIAGYRDVLNTIHDSYEHIPIKPAIIIQLHRDLYKFSGIESGGHYKNSDNVIAETDSQGNKRVRFEPVASWETPESIEKLCKAFDDVMKNNDLVDPLIIIPMFVIDFLCIHPFNDGNGRMSRLLTLLLLYRSGYIVGKYISIEKLVELSKETYYEALQASSTGWHENESDYAPFVRYTLGTIVNAYREFSSRVKLLTTSGMSKPERVREIIKETIGKITKAEIMTKCPDISQVTVQRALNDLVKSGEVVKIGGGRYTAYTWNREVE is encoded by the coding sequence ATGCGTGATTACGATTATAATCAAAAATGGAAAGAATTGTTGACACCAGACATAGTGTCCTTACTTTCTAAAATACATGAATTCAAAGGTGAACAGACCTTGTTTATAGAGTCTTATGCGGATGAATTAACAGAATTAGTGGAGATTGCGAAAATCCAAAGTGTTGAAGCTTCCAATAGAATTGAAGGCATATACACATCGGATGAGCGATTGAAAAAAATTGTACAAGCAAAGACCATGCCAAAAACCAGGGATGAATTCGAAATTGCAGGATATAGAGATGTACTCAACACAATACATGATAGTTATGAGCACATACCGATCAAACCAGCAATCATCATACAATTGCATAGAGATTTATATAAATTTAGTGGAATAGAAAGCGGAGGGCATTATAAAAACTCTGATAATGTCATCGCTGAAACAGATAGTCAGGGAAATAAAAGGGTAAGGTTTGAACCCGTTGCATCATGGGAGACACCAGAATCAATTGAAAAGCTATGCAAAGCGTTTGATGATGTTATGAAGAATAATGATTTGGTAGATCCGTTAATTATTATTCCAATGTTTGTAATAGATTTTTTATGTATCCATCCATTTAATGATGGAAATGGTCGAATGAGCCGACTGCTTACTCTTTTATTGTTATATCGTTCTGGATATATTGTAGGAAAATATATCAGTATAGAAAAACTGGTTGAATTATCAAAAGAGACTTATTATGAGGCGCTGCAGGCTAGTTCTACAGGATGGCATGAAAATGAAAGTGATTATGCTCCATTTGTAAGATATACATTAGGGACGATTGTGAATGCATATCGAGAGTTTTCTTCCAGAGTCAAATTACTTACAACAAGTGGAATGTCAAAGCCTGAGCGAGTAAGAGAAATAATAAAAGAAACAATTGGGAAAATAACAAAGGCAGAAATTATGACAAAGTGTCCTGATATCAGTCAGGTAACAGTACAAAGAGCATTAAATGATTTGGTGAAAAGCGGTGAGGTCGTAAAGATTGGTGGCGGACGCTATACCGCCTACACATGGAATAGAGAGGTTGAATAA
- a CDS encoding restriction endonuclease subunit S — translation MLKKGKGKFRFVGMIMKTTQLKNIGKFQSGGTPSKKVESYFGGNIPWITTVALNGKIIDQSNATDWLTEKGVNKSATKIVPPYSLMIGTRVGVGKVAVNKVSMCTNQDIISIVDINTEDWDIDYLRYFIKASAPYLNKQARGATIQGIKLEVLQNLKLPLISVEEQKRVALILQKVNLVIDNRKTQLNALDDLIKSRFVELFGDPVKNTMNWQVCKLGDLSVQINSGNTPKGGEQVYVDKGITFFRSQNVWKGRLEMEDIAYIDKETHGNMKRSSLKHGDILMTKTGRINTENSSLGRAALYLGEDDTANVNGHVYFIRLKPEINNEFVLKILVSKEYLGYIRSVCVGGIDKRQLNKNHIEDFPIICPPKDMQNKFIEFVQQVEKLKVKVKNSLDETQVLFDSLMLKYFD, via the coding sequence GTGTTGAAGAAAGGTAAAGGCAAATTTAGATTTGTAGGGATGATTATGAAAACGACTCAGTTGAAAAATATAGGAAAATTTCAGTCTGGTGGGACTCCGTCAAAGAAAGTAGAAAGTTACTTTGGTGGCAATATACCTTGGATTACAACGGTTGCATTAAACGGAAAAATTATTGATCAAAGTAATGCGACAGACTGGTTAACGGAAAAAGGTGTTAATAAGAGCGCTACAAAGATTGTACCCCCGTATTCATTAATGATTGGAACTCGTGTAGGAGTAGGAAAAGTTGCAGTTAATAAAGTCAGTATGTGTACAAATCAAGATATAATTTCTATTGTAGACATCAATACCGAAGATTGGGATATAGATTATTTGAGATACTTTATAAAAGCATCAGCGCCATATTTAAATAAGCAAGCAAGGGGAGCAACCATTCAAGGAATTAAATTAGAGGTTCTTCAAAATCTGAAACTTCCGTTGATCAGTGTAGAAGAACAAAAGAGAGTTGCATTAATCTTACAAAAGGTAAACCTAGTAATAGACAATAGGAAAACTCAATTAAATGCATTGGATGACCTCATCAAATCCCGATTTGTCGAGCTGTTTGGGGATCCAGTAAAAAATACTATGAATTGGCAGGTATGTAAATTAGGTGATTTGTCAGTTCAAATTAATAGTGGGAATACACCAAAAGGTGGAGAACAAGTTTATGTTGATAAGGGGATAACCTTTTTTCGTAGTCAAAATGTTTGGAAAGGTAGATTGGAAATGGAGGATATTGCTTATATTGACAAAGAAACTCATGGGAATATGAAAAGAAGTAGTCTTAAACATGGTGATATCTTGATGACTAAGACAGGCAGAATAAATACTGAAAATAGTTCTCTCGGGCGTGCTGCATTATATTTGGGTGAGGATGATACTGCAAATGTGAATGGGCATGTTTACTTTATAAGACTTAAACCAGAAATTAATAATGAGTTTGTTTTAAAAATTCTAGTATCCAAAGAATATTTGGGATATATCAGAAGTGTATGTGTTGGTGGAATTGATAAGAGGCAGTTGAATAAAAATCATATTGAAGATTTTCCTATAATATGTCCACCTAAAGATATGCAGAATAAGTTCATTGAATTCGTACAACAAGTTGAAAAATTGAAAGTTAAAGTTAAGAATTCATTAGATGAAACGCAGGTGTTATTTGATTCATTGATGCTGAAATATTTTGATTAA
- a CDS encoding class I SAM-dependent DNA methyltransferase: MITGELKNKIDSLWDIFAAGGLVNPLEVIEQITYLMFIHDLDDSDNKRAKESAMLGLSYESIFAESVKIGDRDIDGTQLKWSVFHDFPTQKMYSIMQEWVFPFIKTLHNNKNSAYSKYMDDAIFKLPTPLVLSKVVDSLDEIYKLMLETKRETDKTEIDIRGDVYEYLLSKISQSGRNGQFRTPRHIIRMMVELMKPQADDVICDPACGTSGFLVTASEYLKEKHKEEIFFHKQKKDHYMNHMFFGYDMDRTMLRIGAMNMMTHGVESPFIEYKDSLSEQNMDKEKFSLILANPPFKGTLDADSVSPDLLKVCSTKKTELLFLTLFVRMLKVGGRCACIVPDGVLFGSSTAHKAIRKEIIENQRLEAIISMPSGVFKPYAGVSTGILIFTKTGHGGTDNVWFYDMTSDGYSLDDKRTPTPNENDIEDIIKRFHNRDEEENRARTDKSFFVPKQEIVDNGYDLSINKYKQVEYEAIEYPPTEEIMDKILELDAQIAKELAQLKVML, encoded by the coding sequence ATGATAACTGGTGAATTGAAAAATAAGATTGATAGTCTATGGGACATATTTGCAGCAGGAGGTTTGGTAAATCCATTAGAAGTAATTGAACAGATCACATATCTTATGTTTATACATGATCTGGATGATTCGGATAATAAAAGAGCAAAAGAAAGTGCAATGCTTGGATTATCATATGAAAGTATATTTGCAGAAAGCGTTAAAATAGGAGATAGAGATATTGATGGAACACAGCTGAAATGGTCTGTTTTTCATGATTTTCCTACACAAAAAATGTATTCCATTATGCAGGAATGGGTATTCCCTTTTATTAAGACATTGCATAATAACAAAAATAGTGCTTATTCAAAATATATGGACGATGCTATCTTTAAGTTACCGACACCATTAGTATTGTCAAAGGTAGTAGATTCCTTAGATGAAATCTATAAACTTATGCTAGAAACAAAAAGAGAAACGGATAAGACAGAGATTGATATTCGTGGAGATGTATATGAATACCTGCTTTCTAAAATCTCACAGTCAGGTAGAAATGGACAGTTTAGAACGCCAAGACACATTATTCGCATGATGGTGGAACTTATGAAGCCACAAGCGGATGATGTAATTTGTGATCCTGCCTGTGGTACTTCTGGATTTCTTGTAACAGCAAGTGAATATTTAAAGGAAAAACATAAGGAAGAGATTTTCTTTCATAAGCAGAAAAAAGATCATTATATGAATCACATGTTTTTTGGATATGACATGGATCGAACTATGCTTCGAATTGGAGCCATGAACATGATGACACATGGTGTAGAAAGTCCGTTTATTGAATATAAAGACAGTTTGTCAGAACAGAATATGGATAAAGAAAAATTCTCACTGATTCTTGCAAATCCACCTTTTAAAGGTACGTTGGATGCGGATTCTGTATCACCTGATTTGTTAAAAGTATGTTCGACAAAGAAAACAGAATTATTGTTTTTAACTTTATTCGTAAGAATGTTAAAAGTTGGAGGAAGATGTGCTTGTATCGTACCAGACGGAGTACTATTCGGTTCTTCTACGGCACATAAAGCAATTCGAAAAGAAATTATTGAAAATCAGAGATTAGAAGCAATTATTTCTATGCCATCAGGAGTGTTTAAACCATATGCTGGAGTATCCACAGGAATCTTGATTTTTACAAAAACAGGACATGGTGGCACGGATAACGTGTGGTTCTATGATATGACATCGGATGGATATAGTTTAGATGATAAAAGAACACCAACACCAAACGAAAATGATATAGAGGATATTATTAAAAGATTTCATAATAGAGATGAGGAAGAAAACAGAGCCAGAACGGACAAGTCTTTCTTTGTACCAAAGCAGGAAATCGTTGATAACGGATATGATCTTTCGATAAATAAATATAAGCAGGTAGAATATGAAGCAATAGAATATCCACCAACAGAAGAGATTATGGATAAAATATTAGAATTAGACGCGCAGATTGCAAAGGAATTAGCTCAGTTAAAGGTAATGCTGTAA